The Malus sylvestris chromosome 12, drMalSylv7.2, whole genome shotgun sequence genome contains a region encoding:
- the LOC126593677 gene encoding uncharacterized protein LOC126593677: MSSNSVHQNSGCFNIILRRLLCNGSVPTHPSDQISDSNTTQLAKPPRKQNPDPKIQSSASVTPGIVARLMGLDSLPETNWVSRGPDLVSRSRSLSFADYLMDFDSNDHQNHQHRRVRTSVSFREVPELMNRQKSSHDFVVVYLDNVGEKSKEVGSKVKKSELSFGELRQGKKEQRNKNKEKNRESGEIMKEKKKEKIVMIKQNKNICRLKDEPRRDFGAKSSKGSKNGGANLKGERENIAMKKTTQKKKVVVEPRIKKRKQKIEAEKEKVAADFHGSSENDTSVASVLGIDDILIEHEAWLSGYSIPMDLNSKLKPSPKAPFSDRSEVNVAKRKDFEPIKEEETRDYAELLASKIQNWIEEDLKESNWVAKNAVGFEGFEEICEEFEGRILDMLVHQTIDECIEISYENIWGNLWTCNATA, from the exons ATGAGTAGCAACTCAGTTCATCAGAACTCCGGCTGCTTCAATATCATCCTGCGCAGGCTTTTGTGCAATGGAAGCGTTCCGACTCATCCATCAGACCAAATTTCAGATTCTAACACAACCCAGCTCGCAAAACCCCCCAGAAAACAAAACCCTGATCCCAAAATTCAGTCTTCAGCTTCTGTCACGCCTGGAATCGTGGCAAGGCTGATGGGTTTGGACTCGTTGCCGGAAACAAATTGGGTTTCAAGAGGCCCGGACTTGGTCAGTCGGAGTAGGTCACTGAGTTTTGCAGATTACTTGATGGATTTCGACTCGAATGATCATCAGAATCACCAGCATCGAAGGGTTCGAACCTCGGTCTCTTTTCGCGAAGTCCCGGAGTTAATGAATCGTCAGAAGAGCAGCCATGATTTTGTGGTTGTGTATTTGGACAATGTGGGTGAGAAATCGAAGGAAGTTGGGTCGAAGGTGAAGAAATCCGAGTTGAGTTTTGGGGAGTTGAggcaggggaagaaggaacagAGGAACAAGAACAAGGAGAAAAACAGAGAGAGTGGTGAGATtatgaaggagaagaagaaggagaaaatagTAATGATAAAGCAAAACAAGAACATTTGTAGGTTAAAAGATGAGCCCAGAAGGGATTTTGGTGCCAAATCTTCAAAGGGTTCTAAAAATGGTGGTGCAAATTtgaagggggagagagaaaatATTGCAATGAAGAAgacaacccagaagaagaaagtTGTGGTGGAACCAAGAATCAagaagagaaagcaaaaaattgaagcagaaaaggaaaaagtgGCTGCAGATTTTCATGGTTCCTCAGAGAATGATACAAGTGTTGCTTCTGTTCTTGGCATTGATGACATTTTGATCGAGCATGAAGCTTGGTTATcag GATATTCAATTCCCATGGATTTGAACTCTAAGTTGAAACCGTCGCCAAAAGCTCCATTTAGTGACAGATCAGAAGTGAACGTAGCTAAAAGGAAAGATTTTGAGCCGATTAAGGAGGAGGAAACCAGAGACTACGCAGAGCTGCTGGCTTCCAAAATCCAAAATTGGATAGAGGAGGATTTGAAAGAATCAAATTGGGTGGCCAAGAATGCGGTCGGGTTCGAAGGTTTCGAAGAAATCTGCGAGGAATTTGAAGGGCGGATTCTGGACATGCTAGTGCACCAGACCATTGATGAATGTATTGAGATTTCTTATGAAAATATATGGGGAAATCTGTGGACTTGCAATGCTACTGCTTGA
- the LOC126593679 gene encoding uncharacterized protein LOC126593679 yields MEKAKVIFLVALLVFAFGFSKVIEARDTIKDASVQCERPVDCLSLCGECTANMCKTGRCVCGCANKKSMAEAVTGSRPGVGVESRRRHDDPHHFCYWDWQCEYMATCPPGCNADQCNNGYCACTC; encoded by the exons ATGGAGAAAGCCAAAGTGATTTTCTTGGTGGCGCTTCTAGTTTTTGCCTTTG GTTTTTCAAAAGTAATTGAAGCAAGAGACACAATAAAGGACGCATCAGTGCAATGTGAACGCCCTGTTGATTGTCTAAGCTTGTGTGGTGAGTGCACAGCCAACATGTGCAAAACTGGTCGATGTGTTTGTGGCTGTGCAAACAAGAAGTCCATGGCAGAAGCAGTCACTG GTTCTCGTCCTGGAGTTGGAGTTGAAAGTCGACGTCGACATGATGACCCCCACCACTTCTGTTATTGGGACTGGCAGTGCGAGTACATGGCAACATGCCCACCTGGATGCAACGCTGACCAATGTAACAATGGATATTGCGCATGTACTTGTTAG
- the LOC126592394 gene encoding omega-3 fatty acid desaturase, chloroplastic-like isoform X1 has product MASWVLSECGLKPLPQVWNRPRTAVCSSYRSKVRIFRSNQSSADLRLDSTKIAGGLFRERRWDLNVSAPVRVASVEEEEERVNGVNGGGDGEEEVGFDPGAPPPFKLADVKAAIPKHCWVRDPWRSMSYVVRDVAVVFGLAAAAVYVNKWFVWPLYWAAQGTMFWAIFVLGHDCGHGSFSNNPKLNSVVGHLLHSSILVPYHGWRISHRTHHQNHGHVENDESWHPVSLFSFRCNTSLLFIFLMHLKFFQLFEGDKFLCLQLSEKIYKKLDSMTRILRFTVPFPMLAYPFYLWNRSPGKTGSHFDPKSDLFVPNERKDVITSTVCWTAMAALLVGLSFVMGPVQVLKLYGIPYWVFVMWLDLVTYLHHHGHEDKLPWYRGKEWSYLRGGLTTLDRDYGLINNIHHDIGTHVVHHLFPQIPHYHLVEATEAAKPVFGNYYREPKKSGPLPFHLLGSFIKSLKKDHYVSDNGDVVYYQTDPSFGGFPPSN; this is encoded by the exons ATGGCGAGTTGGGTCCTCTCTGAATGCGGCCTAAAGCCTCTCCCGCAAGTTTGGAACCGACCCAGAACCGCAGTTTGCTCTAGCTACCGGTCAAAAGTTCGGATTTTTCGGTCAAACCAGAGCTCGGCGGATCTGAGATTGGATTCGACCAAAATCGCAGGTGGgttgtttagagagagaagatgGGATCTTAACGTGAGCGCTCCGGTGAGGGTAGCTTCTgttgaagaggaggaggagagagttAACGGCGTTAATGGCGGCGGAGATGGAGAAGAGGAGGTGGGATTTGATCCGGGTGCGCCGCCGCCGTTCAAATTAGCCGATGTTAAAGCTGCCATTCCGAAGCATTGTTGGGTTAGGGACCCGTGGAGGTCAATGAGCTATGTGGTGAGGGATGTGGCGGTGGTTTTCGGGTTGGCTGCGGCTGCGGTTTATGTGAACAAGTGGTTTGTTTGGCCTCTGTATTGGGCTGCTCAGGGGACAATGTTTTGGGCTATCTTTGTTCTTGGCCATGATTG TGGCCATGGAAGCTTTTCGAATAATCCCAAGCTAAACAGTGTTGTGGGGCATCTCTTGCATTCTTCAATTCTTGTACCCTATCATGGATG GAGAATTAGCCACAGGACTCATCATCAAAACCATGGTCATGTTGAGAATGACGAGTCATGGCACCCGGTTAGTCTTTTTTCCTTTCGTTGTAACACTTCTCTGCTCTTCATTTTCTTGATGCATCTCAAGTTTTTCCAACTGTTTGAGGGTGATAAATTTCTATGCTTGCAGTTGTCTGAAAAAATCTACAAGAAATTGGATAGCATGACACGAATTTTGCGCTTCACCGTTCCTTTTCCCATGCTTGCTTATCCTTTCTATCTT TGGAATAGAAGTCCAGGAAAGACTGGTTCCCACTTTGACCCGAAGAGCGATCTATTTGTCCCGAATGAGAGGAAAGATGTGATCACTTCCACTGTATGTTGGACAGCAATGGCTGCTTTACTTGTGGGATTATCGTTTGTAATGGGTCCTGTTCAAGTGCTTAAGCTCTACGGCATTCCCTACTGG GTTTTTGTCATGTGGCTGGATTTGGTAACTTACTTGCATCACCATGGGCACGAAGACAAACTACCATGGTATCGAGGGAAG GAATGGAGTTATCTGAGGGGAGGGCTTACGACACTGGATCGGGACTACGGATTGATCAATAACATCCACCACGACATCGGAACCCATGTGGTTCATcatctttttcctcaaatcCCCCACTACCACTTGGTTGAAGCA ACTGAGGCAGCAAAGCCGGTATTCGGGAACTACTACAGAGAGCCGAAGAAATCAGGACCTCTACCATTtcacttgcttggaagttttATCAAAAGCTTGAAAAAGGACCACTATGTGAGTGACAATGGCGATGTTGTGTACTACCAAACTGACCCTAGCTTTGGTGGCTTTCCTCCATCAAATTAA
- the LOC126592394 gene encoding omega-3 fatty acid desaturase, chloroplastic-like isoform X2: MASWVLSECGLKPLPQVWNRPRTAVCSSYRSKVRIFRSNQSSADLRLDSTKIAGGLFRERRWDLNVSAPVRVASVEEEEERVNGVNGGGDGEEEVGFDPGAPPPFKLADVKAAIPKHCWVRDPWRSMSYVVRDVAVVFGLAAAAVYVNKWFVWPLYWAAQGTMFWAIFVLGHDCGHGSFSNNPKLNSVVGHLLHSSILVPYHGWRISHRTHHQNHGHVENDESWHPLSEKIYKKLDSMTRILRFTVPFPMLAYPFYLWNRSPGKTGSHFDPKSDLFVPNERKDVITSTVCWTAMAALLVGLSFVMGPVQVLKLYGIPYWVFVMWLDLVTYLHHHGHEDKLPWYRGKEWSYLRGGLTTLDRDYGLINNIHHDIGTHVVHHLFPQIPHYHLVEATEAAKPVFGNYYREPKKSGPLPFHLLGSFIKSLKKDHYVSDNGDVVYYQTDPSFGGFPPSN, from the exons ATGGCGAGTTGGGTCCTCTCTGAATGCGGCCTAAAGCCTCTCCCGCAAGTTTGGAACCGACCCAGAACCGCAGTTTGCTCTAGCTACCGGTCAAAAGTTCGGATTTTTCGGTCAAACCAGAGCTCGGCGGATCTGAGATTGGATTCGACCAAAATCGCAGGTGGgttgtttagagagagaagatgGGATCTTAACGTGAGCGCTCCGGTGAGGGTAGCTTCTgttgaagaggaggaggagagagttAACGGCGTTAATGGCGGCGGAGATGGAGAAGAGGAGGTGGGATTTGATCCGGGTGCGCCGCCGCCGTTCAAATTAGCCGATGTTAAAGCTGCCATTCCGAAGCATTGTTGGGTTAGGGACCCGTGGAGGTCAATGAGCTATGTGGTGAGGGATGTGGCGGTGGTTTTCGGGTTGGCTGCGGCTGCGGTTTATGTGAACAAGTGGTTTGTTTGGCCTCTGTATTGGGCTGCTCAGGGGACAATGTTTTGGGCTATCTTTGTTCTTGGCCATGATTG TGGCCATGGAAGCTTTTCGAATAATCCCAAGCTAAACAGTGTTGTGGGGCATCTCTTGCATTCTTCAATTCTTGTACCCTATCATGGATG GAGAATTAGCCACAGGACTCATCATCAAAACCATGGTCATGTTGAGAATGACGAGTCATGGCACCCG TTGTCTGAAAAAATCTACAAGAAATTGGATAGCATGACACGAATTTTGCGCTTCACCGTTCCTTTTCCCATGCTTGCTTATCCTTTCTATCTT TGGAATAGAAGTCCAGGAAAGACTGGTTCCCACTTTGACCCGAAGAGCGATCTATTTGTCCCGAATGAGAGGAAAGATGTGATCACTTCCACTGTATGTTGGACAGCAATGGCTGCTTTACTTGTGGGATTATCGTTTGTAATGGGTCCTGTTCAAGTGCTTAAGCTCTACGGCATTCCCTACTGG GTTTTTGTCATGTGGCTGGATTTGGTAACTTACTTGCATCACCATGGGCACGAAGACAAACTACCATGGTATCGAGGGAAG GAATGGAGTTATCTGAGGGGAGGGCTTACGACACTGGATCGGGACTACGGATTGATCAATAACATCCACCACGACATCGGAACCCATGTGGTTCATcatctttttcctcaaatcCCCCACTACCACTTGGTTGAAGCA ACTGAGGCAGCAAAGCCGGTATTCGGGAACTACTACAGAGAGCCGAAGAAATCAGGACCTCTACCATTtcacttgcttggaagttttATCAAAAGCTTGAAAAAGGACCACTATGTGAGTGACAATGGCGATGTTGTGTACTACCAAACTGACCCTAGCTTTGGTGGCTTTCCTCCATCAAATTAA
- the LOC126593678 gene encoding trihelix transcription factor GT-3b-like produces the protein MEHHPHHFQHHHQQQHHPQQLQLQQQQQQQQQQLQQQHPSTATVHVDASDRFPQWSVQETKDLLLIRAELDQTFMETKRNKLLWEVISTKMKEKGHHRSAEQCKCKWKNLVTRYKGCETMEPEPMRQQFPFYNELQAIFAARIQRMLWAEESGAASGSKKKTLSSDDEEDNEDSEAENKGSTARNKKKKVKMSNIGSSGTSGSASGNNVREILEGFMKQQMQMEMQWREEFQARENERRLKEMEWRQRMEALENERIMMDTRWREREEQRRLREEARAEKRDALITALLNKLRREDM, from the exons ATGGAACATCATCCTCATCATTTCCAACATCACCACCAGCAGCAACATCATCCCCAGCAGCTTCAGCTTCAacaacaacagcagcagcagcagcagcagcttcaACAGCAGCATCCTAGTACTGCAACTGTACACGTGGACGCGAGTGATAGGTTTCCTCAATGGAGCGTTCAGGAGACGAAGGACTTGCTTCTGATCAGAGCCGAGCTCGATCAGACTTTTATGGAGACGAAGAGAAACAAGCTTCTGTGGGAAGTGATTTCTAcgaagatgaaggaaaagggtCACCATCGCAGCGCAGAACAGTGCAAGTGCAAGTGGAAAAACCTCGTTACTCGTTACAAG gGTTGTGAGACAATGGAGCCGGAACCTATGAGGCAGCAATTCCCGTTTTACAATGAGCTACAAGCGATTTTCGCTGCACGGATCCAGAGAATGCTGTGGGCAGAAGAAAGCGGAGCTGCAAGCGGGTCGAAGAAGAAAACGCTTTCTTCAGACGATGAGGAAGATAACGAGGATAGCGAGGCAGAGAATAAGGGAAGCACGGCgaggaataaaaagaaaaaggtgaaGATGAGCAATATCGGAAGCAGCGGTACTAGTGGGAGTGCAAGTGGAAATAATGTGAGGGAGATATTGGAGGGGTTCATGAAGCAACAAATGCAAATGGAAATGCAATGGAGGGAAGAGTTTCAAGCAAGGGAGAACGAGAGGCGGTTAAAGGAGATGGAGTGGAGGCAGAGGATGGAAGCGTTGGAGAACGAGAGGATAATGATGGATACGAGatggagggagagggaggagcaAAGGAGATTGAGGGAGGAGGCTAGGGCCGAGAAGAGGGATGCTCTTATAACTGCTTTGCTAAACAAGCTTAGAAGAGAGGATATGTAG